The following coding sequences are from one Chloroflexota bacterium window:
- a CDS encoding acyl-CoA dehydrogenase, which yields MDLKFTEEQEMIRKMVRDFAQKEVAPIAAEIDEKGIVPFENIKKMGQLGLLGLTVSEKYDGGGADAISYVIAIEELAKACASTAIVMAVQNSLVCAGIEKFGTEEQKEKFLRPLARGEKLGAFALTEPGAGSDVAAMLTTAVRSGDAYVINGRKHFITNGGFADIVILFAMTDKAQRHRGITAFIVEKGSKGFSVGKEEHKMGIRGTNTCELIFEDVSVPAANRLGEEGQGFKIAMTMLDGGRVGVAAQAVGIAQAAYEAALKYSKERMQFGQPICQFQAIQWMLADMATRIEAARLLTYNAALKKQSGEPFSKEASMAKLFASETAVWVVDRAVQIHGGYGYMKEYSVERNYRDAKITEIYEGTSEVQRMVIARAILG from the coding sequence ATGGATCTCAAGTTCACTGAAGAACAAGAGATGATACGCAAGATGGTACGGGATTTTGCCCAGAAGGAGGTAGCGCCCATTGCTGCCGAGATAGACGAAAAGGGCATTGTGCCTTTCGAGAATATCAAGAAAATGGGGCAGTTGGGGCTGTTAGGGCTTACAGTTTCGGAGAAATACGACGGTGGCGGCGCAGATGCCATCAGCTATGTCATCGCGATCGAGGAATTGGCCAAAGCCTGTGCTTCCACGGCTATCGTCATGGCAGTGCAAAACTCGCTTGTGTGCGCAGGGATCGAGAAATTTGGTACAGAGGAGCAGAAAGAAAAATTCCTGAGGCCTTTGGCTCGCGGTGAAAAACTCGGCGCTTTTGCGCTCACCGAACCCGGAGCAGGCTCCGATGTCGCGGCAATGCTAACGACAGCGGTGAGGAGTGGTGATGCCTATGTGATCAACGGGCGGAAGCATTTTATCACCAACGGGGGCTTTGCTGATATTGTGATCCTCTTTGCCATGACCGACAAGGCTCAGCGGCATCGTGGCATCACTGCTTTTATCGTGGAGAAAGGAAGCAAGGGCTTTTCCGTAGGCAAAGAAGAGCACAAAATGGGCATCCGCGGCACCAACACCTGTGAGTTGATTTTCGAAGATGTATCGGTGCCTGCTGCCAACCGTCTGGGTGAGGAGGGCCAGGGATTTAAGATCGCCATGACCATGCTCGATGGCGGTCGCGTCGGCGTAGCAGCGCAGGCGGTAGGGATTGCCCAGGCAGCCTATGAAGCAGCGCTGAAGTACAGCAAGGAGCGCATGCAGTTTGGTCAACCTATCTGCCAGTTCCAAGCTATCCAGTGGATGTTGGCGGATATGGCCACACGCATTGAAGCAGCTCGCCTGCTAACATACAACGCTGCCCTGAAGAAGCAATCCGGTGAGCCGTTCAGCAAGGAAGCTTCCATGGCCAAACTGTTCGCCTCGGAAACGGCGGTCTGGGTAGTTGATCGTGCCGTGCAGATTCATGGCGGTTATGGGTACATGAAGGAGTACTCGGTGGAGAGGAACTACCGCGATGCCAAGATCACCGAGATTTATGAGGGGACGAGCGAAGTGCAGCGCATGGTGATTGCACGCGCTATCCTGGGATAA
- a CDS encoding acetyl-CoA C-acetyltransferase: MATKQQASRRQVVITSAVRTAIGRFQGALSTIPASELGAVVIREAVKRSGIEPAWVDEVLMGNVVQAGQGQAPARQAAIKAGLPPTVGATTINKICGSGLKSVMFAAQAIVAGDADIIVAGGMENMTLGPYLLPQARQGYRLGHGVLVDATVHDGLWCSFENQHMGNAAEWIAREYGLTRQELDEYALKSHQKAIAAIQAGKFKAEIVPLEIPQRKGPPVIFDTDECPRADTSLEALSKLRPAFQEGGMVTAGNSPGITDGAAAVVVMGEDTAARLGIQPLARITGYDQAAVEPLRIFTAPIFAVQKLLSKTGYKLADMDLIEINEAFAAQTLADGKALGLDWNKVNVHGGAIALGHPIGASGARVLVTLLYALKDQGLKTGLATLCLGGGEAVAMVVELV; this comes from the coding sequence ATGGCGACAAAACAGCAGGCTTCGCGGCGGCAGGTTGTGATCACCAGTGCAGTACGCACAGCCATTGGGCGGTTTCAGGGTGCTCTGAGTACTATTCCGGCATCTGAACTGGGAGCAGTGGTCATTCGGGAAGCCGTTAAACGTTCCGGCATCGAGCCAGCGTGGGTTGATGAAGTACTGATGGGCAATGTCGTCCAAGCAGGCCAGGGGCAGGCACCAGCACGCCAGGCAGCCATCAAGGCAGGTTTGCCGCCAACGGTTGGTGCGACAACGATCAACAAGATTTGCGGTTCTGGTCTAAAGTCGGTGATGTTCGCTGCTCAGGCCATCGTCGCTGGTGATGCTGACATCATCGTCGCAGGCGGCATGGAGAATATGACCTTGGGACCCTACTTGCTGCCACAGGCACGGCAAGGTTACCGACTGGGGCATGGTGTCCTGGTTGATGCGACGGTACATGACGGGCTATGGTGTTCATTCGAAAACCAGCACATGGGCAATGCTGCCGAGTGGATCGCACGCGAATATGGCTTGACACGCCAGGAATTGGACGAATACGCTTTGAAAAGCCACCAAAAAGCCATCGCAGCCATTCAAGCAGGCAAGTTCAAGGCGGAGATTGTGCCTTTGGAGATCCCGCAGCGGAAAGGTCCACCAGTGATTTTCGATACGGATGAATGTCCCCGCGCAGACACATCGCTTGAAGCATTGAGCAAACTGCGCCCTGCGTTTCAGGAGGGAGGCATGGTTACTGCAGGCAATTCTCCAGGCATTACCGATGGAGCGGCAGCCGTTGTCGTCATGGGTGAGGATACGGCAGCCAGGCTTGGTATCCAGCCACTGGCGCGCATCACCGGATACGATCAAGCGGCAGTCGAACCGCTGCGCATTTTCACAGCTCCGATCTTCGCTGTCCAGAAACTGCTCAGCAAGACGGGCTACAAATTGGCAGACATGGACCTGATCGAGATCAATGAAGCCTTCGCTGCACAGACGTTGGCCGATGGCAAGGCGTTGGGGCTAGATTGGAATAAGGTGAACGTTCATGGAGGCGCAATTGCCCTTGGCCACCCCATTGGCGCCAGCGGTGCGCGAGTGCTGGTAACGCTGCTCTACGCCTTGAAGGATCAGGGGCTGAAGACTGGCCTGGCCACGCTTTGCCTGGGTGGCGGCGAGGCAGTGGCCATGGTGGTCGAGTTAGTGTGA
- a CDS encoding MFS transporter produces the protein MRKIGLRLRRARVVAIRWFAPGEISERWNYLNLYREVAWYGILSGVNATFTSIFALRLGASNFLIALLTSLPALMNVLFQIPAARLVERESDKKRTLLVSGLLMRLPAFLIALVPLLGKGIQASAIVYITALGTIPTAVSTVSFTAMLAEVVAPQDRARVVSIRNVALSAMSTAAVLLTGKALDVLPFPFGYQLIFTLAFLASVLSLYYLGRVVIPGTERMQQVEVQSSQRLGTRHLLQAILAHRDYVRFTLGAFLYHWGLYFPIPLYAIYRVRMLQISDGWIGILAMVESGVTIVAYYAWGRFAQRRGSRLLLLLGLLGVCFYPIGTALSKSVMPLLLVSFIAGLASPAFNLGLFNGLLEVVPSERRATYIAIFNTMMNIPAFAAPILGTTVAGWVGVRTALWIGGAARIAVFLAFAYLILAPPRLLVRRFQQTLTDVK, from the coding sequence GTGAGAAAAATCGGTTTGCGTTTGCGCAGAGCGCGTGTCGTTGCGATACGCTGGTTCGCGCCTGGTGAAATATCGGAACGCTGGAATTATCTGAATCTCTACCGTGAGGTGGCTTGGTACGGGATACTATCTGGCGTGAATGCGACTTTCACCAGCATTTTTGCCCTTCGGCTGGGAGCATCCAATTTCCTCATTGCTTTGCTCACCTCCTTGCCGGCGCTGATGAACGTCCTTTTCCAGATTCCTGCCGCCCGTCTGGTTGAGCGCGAGAGCGACAAGAAGAGGACTTTGCTTGTATCGGGCTTGTTGATGCGTCTTCCCGCTTTTCTGATTGCGTTGGTGCCCCTATTGGGCAAGGGAATCCAGGCAAGTGCTATCGTCTATATCACTGCGTTGGGCACAATTCCCACTGCGGTGAGCACTGTTTCCTTCACTGCCATGTTGGCCGAAGTGGTCGCTCCTCAGGATAGAGCTCGCGTGGTGAGCATCCGCAATGTTGCTCTCTCTGCGATGAGCACGGCGGCTGTCCTATTAACAGGCAAGGCACTGGATGTGCTGCCCTTTCCTTTTGGCTATCAATTGATCTTTACATTAGCATTTTTGGCTTCTGTGTTAAGCCTGTACTACCTAGGACGTGTGGTTATCCCGGGTACTGAGCGGATGCAACAGGTAGAGGTTCAGTCTAGCCAGCGTCTTGGCACCAGGCATTTGCTGCAAGCTATTCTGGCGCACCGTGATTATGTGCGGTTTACTTTGGGAGCTTTTCTCTATCATTGGGGGCTCTACTTCCCCATTCCCCTTTATGCCATTTACCGGGTGCGAATGCTACAGATCTCAGATGGTTGGATTGGCATTCTGGCTATGGTTGAGTCAGGTGTGACCATTGTGGCCTATTATGCCTGGGGTAGGTTTGCGCAAAGGCGTGGCTCGCGTTTGTTGTTGTTGCTAGGGCTGCTTGGCGTTTGTTTCTATCCCATAGGCACGGCCCTTAGCAAAAGCGTCATGCCCTTATTGCTGGTATCTTTCATCGCTGGCCTCGCTTCGCCAGCATTCAACTTGGGTCTTTTCAACGGTTTGTTGGAGGTCGTGCCGTCCGAGCGGCGAGCTACCTACATCGCTATCTTCAATACGATGATGAACATCCCAGCCTTTGCCGCTCCTATCCTGGGCACCACAGTGGCAGGATGGGTAGGAGTTCGCACTGCTCTCTGGATTGGCGGGGCGGCACGTATAGCCGTGTTCCTGGCTTTTGCCTATTTGATCTTGGCGCCTCCACGTCTTCTCGTGCGCCGTTTTCAGCAGACACTGACGGACGTGAAATAG
- a CDS encoding HIT domain-containing protein, whose amino-acid sequence MKRIWAPWRMKYIAGEKPHNCVLCEALQAGNDAARYILYRGTKAVLMLNLYPYINGHLMVVPYEHVGDLVELDDETLADMMLLTKKGLQALRGAMNNPHGFNVGINLGRVAGAGIQDHVHIHIVPRWEGDTNFMPVLADVRIIPESLDDTYNKLLAVLRKVEGGNSTSR is encoded by the coding sequence GTGAAACGCATATGGGCTCCGTGGCGCATGAAATATATCGCAGGAGAGAAACCACATAACTGCGTGCTTTGTGAAGCACTGCAAGCAGGTAATGATGCAGCGCGCTACATCCTATACCGGGGCACAAAGGCTGTCCTGATGCTCAATCTATACCCATACATCAACGGGCACCTCATGGTTGTACCTTATGAGCATGTGGGTGACTTGGTAGAATTGGACGATGAAACCTTGGCCGATATGATGCTCTTGACCAAAAAAGGCTTGCAGGCACTTCGCGGAGCAATGAACAATCCGCATGGGTTCAACGTGGGCATCAATTTGGGACGAGTGGCTGGGGCCGGGATTCAGGATCATGTGCACATTCACATCGTGCCGCGCTGGGAAGGCGATACCAACTTTATGCCCGTCCTTGCCGACGTACGCATCATTCCCGAGTCGCTGGATGACACCTACAATAAGCTGTTAGCAGTACTACGCAAGGTGGAAGGAGGCAATTCAACCTCCCGGTGA
- a CDS encoding DUF2344 domain-containing protein — MQRFRITFAKGDEVKYISHLDLMRAWERALRRAKIPLAYSQGFNPHPRLFFAAALPVGFTGRAEMLDVVLQKHMELHEFASRLKGQLPPGLQLENVMEVPMTLPPLPAQVVAAEYEVVVESQDAPQEMQARLDDLLVVPSLPWRRERPNGVREYDLRPLIRALWIVGRRERAYVIGMRLQADERGTGRPNDVIAALGLADAVHSIERVRLLLAQD; from the coding sequence ATGCAACGTTTCAGAATTACTTTTGCCAAAGGGGATGAAGTCAAGTACATCTCTCATCTGGATTTGATGCGTGCCTGGGAGCGCGCTTTGCGCCGCGCTAAAATCCCTTTGGCCTATTCGCAGGGTTTTAACCCGCATCCCAGGCTGTTCTTTGCCGCGGCATTGCCTGTGGGCTTTACCGGGCGTGCGGAGATGCTGGATGTGGTTCTGCAAAAGCACATGGAGCTGCATGAGTTTGCATCCCGTCTGAAGGGGCAACTGCCGCCTGGCCTGCAACTTGAGAACGTGATGGAGGTTCCCATGACCCTCCCGCCCCTGCCTGCGCAGGTTGTGGCAGCAGAGTACGAGGTGGTTGTGGAGAGCCAGGATGCCCCACAAGAAATGCAAGCGCGACTGGATGACCTGTTGGTCGTGCCAAGTCTGCCCTGGCGCCGGGAGCGCCCCAATGGGGTGCGGGAATATGACCTGCGGCCGCTTATCCGAGCGTTGTGGATCGTCGGTCGGCGCGAAAGAGCGTATGTCATTGGCATGCGTCTGCAAGCAGATGAGCGAGGCACAGGTCGCCCTAACGACGTGATCGCGGCGCTGGGTCTGGCAGATGCCGTGCATAGCATTGAGCGAGTGCGGCTTTTGCTCGCGCAGGATTAA
- a CDS encoding TIGR03960 family B12-binding radical SAM protein, translated as MISTALLDRILPTVAKPARYSGNEWNSMRKDWAQAKVRVALAYPDVYEVGMSNLGLAILYDLVNQQPEMLAERVYAPWLDMERAMRQAGMPLFSLESHHPVRDFDILGFSLQYELNYSNVLNMLDLAGIPLLASQRNEDCPLVIAGGTCTYNAEPLADFFDLFVIGEGEEVLLELLRLYLECRKSHAPWKEEFLQQAASIKGVYVPHLYRVAYHEDGTVSSIEPAKAGVPARVQKRIVPVLPPPPVKPVVPFLNVVHDRGMVEIMRGCTRGCRFCQAGMIYRPVRERPLQEVLDAIDQLLAHTGYEEIALVSLSSTDYTGIEPLVRELSQRYAEQRLAISLPSLRTDTFSVALAQMIQRTRKTGLTFAPEAGSERLRQVINKSVTADDLLRTAEAAYASGWLRIKLYFMIGLPTETLEDVLAIADLVKAVRGIGRCWHGPRAQVSVSVATFIPKAHTPFQWLPIEDAGQIAAKQQALRRALPGRGIELSWSDPMTAWLEAVLSRGDRRLGQVILRAWQLGARFDAWAEAFQPQLWQQAFAKAGLDASFYATRQRSFAEVLPWTHIHTGVSTAFLWEEYQRSLRGESSIDCRGGCQDCGVRVAFDLDRCPSLADDTVRIASEHARDKADRVAPAGRSHMMDSE; from the coding sequence ATGATCTCTACCGCACTTTTGGATCGCATCCTGCCCACAGTGGCGAAACCAGCACGCTACAGTGGCAACGAGTGGAACAGCATGCGCAAGGACTGGGCGCAGGCAAAGGTCAGAGTGGCGTTGGCTTATCCCGATGTGTACGAAGTGGGCATGTCCAACCTCGGCTTGGCTATCCTCTACGACCTGGTGAATCAGCAGCCGGAGATGCTCGCCGAGCGGGTCTATGCGCCTTGGTTGGATATGGAGCGTGCCATGCGCCAGGCAGGGATGCCCCTCTTTTCGCTGGAATCGCATCATCCTGTGCGCGATTTCGACATCCTTGGTTTCAGCCTGCAGTACGAGTTGAACTATTCCAACGTGTTAAACATGTTGGATTTGGCTGGGATCCCCTTGCTGGCATCGCAGCGTAATGAGGATTGTCCATTGGTCATCGCTGGCGGCACTTGCACCTATAACGCCGAGCCACTGGCGGATTTCTTCGACCTGTTTGTCATCGGGGAGGGGGAAGAGGTGCTCCTGGAATTGCTCCGCTTGTATCTGGAGTGCAGAAAAAGCCATGCCCCTTGGAAAGAGGAATTCCTGCAGCAAGCAGCTAGCATCAAGGGCGTCTATGTCCCCCACTTGTACCGCGTGGCTTACCACGAGGATGGAACGGTATCGTCCATCGAACCCGCGAAAGCGGGGGTGCCAGCGCGTGTCCAAAAGCGCATTGTCCCTGTCCTGCCACCGCCGCCGGTCAAGCCGGTGGTGCCTTTTCTGAACGTGGTGCATGATCGTGGCATGGTGGAGATCATGCGCGGTTGCACGCGGGGCTGCCGCTTTTGCCAGGCGGGGATGATTTACCGTCCGGTGCGCGAGCGCCCGCTACAGGAGGTTCTGGACGCCATAGACCAACTGCTTGCTCACACCGGCTATGAGGAGATTGCACTGGTATCGCTGAGCAGTACGGATTACACCGGCATCGAGCCCCTGGTGCGGGAATTGAGCCAGCGCTATGCCGAGCAGCGCTTGGCGATTTCTCTGCCCTCATTGCGCACGGACACCTTTTCCGTTGCGCTGGCGCAGATGATTCAGCGCACGCGCAAGACTGGATTGACCTTTGCGCCGGAAGCAGGGAGCGAGCGCCTGCGGCAGGTCATCAACAAAAGCGTCACCGCAGATGATCTGCTGCGCACGGCTGAAGCGGCTTATGCCAGCGGTTGGCTGCGCATCAAGCTGTATTTCATGATCGGGCTGCCTACGGAGACATTGGAGGATGTGCTGGCAATTGCGGATTTGGTCAAGGCAGTGCGCGGCATCGGGCGGTGTTGGCATGGCCCTCGGGCTCAGGTCAGCGTCAGCGTGGCTACCTTCATCCCCAAAGCCCACACCCCGTTCCAGTGGCTTCCTATAGAAGACGCGGGGCAGATTGCCGCCAAACAGCAGGCACTGCGTCGCGCCCTGCCTGGACGCGGCATAGAATTGAGTTGGTCAGACCCCATGACAGCCTGGTTGGAGGCAGTGCTTTCACGAGGCGATCGCCGCCTGGGACAGGTCATCTTGCGCGCATGGCAATTGGGGGCGCGTTTCGATGCCTGGGCGGAGGCTTTTCAGCCGCAACTCTGGCAGCAGGCTTTTGCCAAGGCAGGTCTTGATGCAAGTTTCTACGCCACACGGCAGCGCTCCTTCGCTGAGGTCTTGCCTTGGACTCACATCCACACTGGAGTCAGCACTGCGTTCCTGTGGGAAGAGTATCAGCGCAGCCTGCGCGGCGAGAGCAGCATTGACTGTCGCGGCGGCTGTCAGGATTGCGGTGTACGGGTTGCTTTTGACCTGGATCGCTGCCCCAGTCTGGCAGATGACACGGTAAGGATCGCATCAGAGCATGCGCGTGACAAAGCGGATAGAGTAGCGCCTGCTGGACGTTCCCACATGATGGACAGCGAGTAA
- a CDS encoding YjbQ family protein, whose product MQFEIQVSSKTKAELVDITMEVQKCIQKSGVQEGLCVIFVPHTTAGVTVNENWDPSVKMDILAVLDRLVPWQANYHHTEGNAAAHIKTSLLGSSQTLFIEKGQLVLGTWQGVFLAEFDGPRRREVLVRIISDAERA is encoded by the coding sequence ATGCAGTTCGAAATCCAGGTGAGCAGCAAGACAAAAGCCGAGTTGGTGGATATCACTATGGAAGTGCAAAAATGCATCCAGAAAAGTGGTGTGCAGGAGGGGCTATGCGTCATTTTTGTGCCTCACACCACGGCTGGCGTGACGGTGAATGAAAACTGGGATCCATCGGTCAAGATGGATATCCTCGCTGTTTTGGATCGTCTGGTGCCCTGGCAGGCGAACTATCACCATACCGAGGGCAATGCCGCAGCGCACATCAAGACAAGCCTCCTGGGTTCTTCACAAACGCTGTTTATCGAGAAAGGGCAGCTGGTGCTAGGCACCTGGCAAGGTGTCTTCCTAGCCGAATTCGATGGGCCTCGCCGCAGGGAGGTCCTGGTACGCATCATCTCTGACGCTGAGAGAGCATGA
- a CDS encoding N-6 DNA methylase codes for MAQKALLKTYLKQLTDVIRAGDAREESFYPALADLIRQVAQATGRPEIQVTVLPRPTEAGNPDFRVWDGTSRIVGYLEAKPPTEEFLDRFEDSEQLQRYRSTFPNLILTNFLEFRLYRNGERIMTAQLGRPRVLTALQQTPPMEHAEEVWSLLEQFLAFSLPRPLTAESLAVELAKRTRFLRDVVRQELAMEQEAGKGRLRGFYEAFQKFLIGSLTPEEFADLYAQTVTYGLFAARTRATDGFSRVAAFHHIPHTIGILRDLFRFISLEDLPEEMAWIVDDIAHVLAVADVSGMMSQFYREGKGDDPIVHFYETFLAHYDPEERERRGVYYTPDAVVSYIVRSLHLLLKTRFGKSDGLASDGVTLLDPAAGTMTFVARAAERAVQEFVAEYGSGGREELIRKHILGNFYAFELMMAPYAVGHLKMAFFLDELGHRLREDERVPFYLTNTLDMSELQASQLPGLSSLAEESHLAGRVKREQPILVILGNPPYSGHSANKGEWILRQIETYKQVDGKPLGEKNPKWLQDDYVKFLRFAQWKIEQAGRGVVGMITNHGYLDNPTFRGMRRSLMQTFDEIYLLDLHGNALKRERCPDGSPDENVFDIRQGVAIALFVKLPHTPSELAGRGLGGGVYHADLWGLRADKYGWLKEHDVTTTPWAKIHPRPPFYLFVPREEAELERYNAFPSVTDIFEKYSVGIVTARDKLTIRWTPQEVWTTVLNFSRLDPELARQAYGLGKDARDWKVTLAQKDLHDSGPERDKVVPILYRPFDVRYTYYTGRSRGFLCMPRPEVMRHMLAGENVALCIGRQGQAVGGEVWNLAYCSAHVEDLNLFYRGGNVNFPLYLYPRRECEFPSVSLPAAGTSEHPARSPGGNVQRLSTAGAPAESEGGAAGDVAKGV; via the coding sequence ATGGCCCAAAAAGCCCTTTTGAAAACGTATCTGAAGCAACTGACGGATGTGATCCGTGCGGGTGATGCCCGCGAGGAGAGTTTCTACCCTGCGCTGGCCGACCTGATCCGGCAGGTGGCCCAGGCAACTGGACGCCCCGAAATCCAGGTGACAGTCCTGCCTCGCCCCACCGAAGCCGGCAACCCAGATTTCCGCGTCTGGGATGGCACCAGCCGCATCGTCGGCTACCTCGAAGCCAAGCCTCCCACCGAAGAGTTTTTGGATCGCTTCGAAGACTCCGAACAGTTGCAGCGCTATCGGAGCACCTTCCCCAATCTCATCCTGACCAATTTCCTGGAATTCCGCCTCTACCGCAACGGTGAACGCATCATGACGGCGCAACTTGGCCGGCCAAGGGTGCTGACAGCGCTTCAACAGACTCCGCCAATGGAGCACGCCGAGGAGGTCTGGTCGCTGCTGGAGCAATTCCTGGCTTTCTCCCTGCCACGGCCACTCACTGCCGAGAGCCTGGCTGTTGAACTGGCCAAGCGTACCCGCTTCCTGCGGGATGTCGTGCGCCAGGAACTGGCCATGGAACAGGAAGCAGGCAAGGGGCGTCTCCGTGGTTTTTACGAAGCCTTCCAAAAATTCCTCATCGGCAGCCTCACCCCCGAGGAATTCGCCGACCTCTACGCCCAGACGGTCACTTACGGCCTATTTGCTGCTCGCACACGTGCCACCGACGGGTTCTCACGTGTGGCGGCTTTCCACCATATTCCCCACACCATCGGCATCCTGCGCGACCTGTTCCGCTTTATCTCGCTGGAGGACCTGCCGGAGGAGATGGCCTGGATCGTGGATGACATTGCCCACGTGCTGGCGGTGGCCGATGTCTCCGGGATGATGTCCCAATTCTATCGGGAAGGCAAGGGGGATGACCCCATCGTGCACTTTTACGAGACCTTTCTGGCCCACTACGACCCCGAAGAGCGCGAACGCCGGGGTGTGTACTATACGCCCGACGCGGTGGTCTCGTACATCGTGCGCTCGCTGCACCTTTTGCTGAAAACCCGATTTGGCAAGTCCGATGGCCTGGCTTCGGACGGCGTGACCCTGCTCGACCCGGCCGCCGGCACGATGACCTTCGTCGCCCGGGCTGCGGAACGGGCCGTCCAGGAGTTTGTCGCCGAGTACGGTTCGGGCGGACGCGAGGAGCTCATCCGCAAGCACATCCTGGGCAACTTTTACGCTTTCGAGTTGATGATGGCGCCCTATGCGGTGGGGCACTTGAAAATGGCCTTCTTCCTGGATGAATTGGGGCATCGGTTGCGGGAGGACGAGCGCGTTCCGTTCTACCTGACGAACACCCTGGACATGAGCGAACTGCAAGCCAGCCAACTGCCGGGTCTCTCCTCGCTGGCGGAGGAATCGCACCTGGCCGGACGGGTGAAGCGAGAGCAGCCCATCCTGGTCATCCTGGGCAATCCGCCCTACTCCGGCCACTCGGCAAATAAGGGCGAGTGGATCCTGCGCCAGATCGAGACCTACAAGCAGGTGGACGGCAAGCCGCTGGGCGAAAAGAACCCCAAATGGCTGCAAGATGACTATGTCAAGTTCCTGCGCTTTGCCCAATGGAAGATCGAACAGGCCGGGCGCGGCGTGGTGGGGATGATCACCAACCACGGCTATCTGGACAACCCCACCTTTCGTGGCATGCGCCGCAGCCTGATGCAGACCTTCGACGAGATCTACCTTCTGGACCTGCACGGCAACGCCCTGAAGCGAGAGCGCTGTCCCGACGGTAGCCCCGACGAGAACGTCTTCGACATCCGCCAGGGGGTGGCGATTGCCCTTTTTGTAAAGCTACCCCATACCCCCTCCGAGCTTGCGGGGAGAGGGCTGGGAGGAGGGGTCTACCACGCCGACCTGTGGGGCCTGCGGGCAGACAAGTATGGTTGGCTGAAGGAGCACGATGTAACCACCACGCCCTGGGCGAAAATCCACCCCCGCCCGCCGTTTTACCTGTTTGTGCCGCGGGAAGAGGCCGAACTGGAGCGCTACAACGCCTTTCCTAGCGTGACGGACATCTTCGAGAAGTACAGCGTGGGCATTGTTACCGCCCGCGATAAGCTGACCATCCGCTGGACACCACAGGAAGTATGGACGACGGTACTCAACTTCTCCCGCCTGGACCCGGAACTGGCCCGCCAGGCGTATGGGTTGGGCAAAGATGCGCGCGACTGGAAGGTAACTCTGGCTCAAAAAGACCTGCACGATTCCGGCCCGGAGCGGGACAAGGTGGTGCCCATCCTCTATCGGCCTTTCGATGTGCGTTATACCTACTACACCGGCCGCTCGCGCGGCTTCCTGTGCATGCCCCGCCCCGAAGTCATGCGCCACATGCTGGCGGGGGAGAATGTGGCGCTGTGCATCGGGCGGCAAGGGCAAGCAGTAGGTGGAGAGGTATGGAATCTAGCCTACTGCTCGGCTCATGTTGAGGACCTCAACCTGTTCTACCGCGGCGGGAATGTGAATTTCCCTCTGTATCTCTACCCGCGGCGGGAATGTGAATTTCCCTCTGTATCTCTACCCGCAGCCGGAACGTCAGAGCACCCAGCTAGGTCGCCAGGAGGAAATGTTCAGCGACTCAGCACCGCAGGAGCGCCGGCCGAATCTGAAGGCGGAGCTGCTGGCGATGTTGCAAAAGGCGTATAA
- a CDS encoding DUF559 domain-containing protein, translating to MLWQHLRRKQLLGYKFRRQHAIERFIVDFYCRDAGLVIEVDGPVHQYTAEEDAIRQEFLESIGLRVLRFTNEQVMTDIEGVLGTIARALQEAQPATFTAIAPEQVFHYIYAVLYAPTYREKYADFLRLDFPRIPFTSEAALFAELTALGERLVALHLLRSPDLDQPTCRFEGTGDGRVVKLAYDALTERVSINPTQYFAPVPLEVWEYTIGGYQVCEKWLKDRQGRNLTLDEIRTYCRVVTALKKTIEVQEEIDGLYPRVEQAPLLLKI from the coding sequence ATGTTGTGGCAACACCTGCGGCGTAAACAGCTCTTGGGATACAAATTCCGGCGTCAACACGCTATTGAGCGCTTTATCGTGGATTTCTACTGTCGGGATGCAGGGCTGGTTATCGAGGTGGATGGGCCCGTCCATCAATACACCGCAGAGGAGGACGCCATTCGCCAGGAGTTCCTGGAAAGCATAGGACTGCGGGTGCTGCGTTTCACTAACGAACAGGTGATGACCGACATCGAGGGGGTGCTGGGGACGATTGCCCGCGCCCTCCAGGAAGCGCAACCGGCGACATTTACGGCCATAGCCCCGGAGCAGGTATTTCACTACATTTACGCCGTGCTCTACGCGCCCACCTATCGGGAAAAGTACGCCGACTTCCTGCGCCTGGACTTCCCCCGCATCCCCTTCACCAGCGAGGCGGCGCTCTTCGCCGAACTGACCGCGCTCGGCGAGAGACTGGTCGCCCTGCATCTGCTCCGCTCGCCCGACCTTGACCAACCCACCTGCCGCTTCGAAGGGACAGGAGATGGCCGCGTGGTCAAACTCGCCTATGATGCCCTCACGGAACGGGTGTCCATCAACCCCACGCAGTACTTCGCGCCGGTTCCCCTGGAGGTGTGGGAATACACCATCGGCGGCTACCAGGTGTGCGAGAAATGGCTGAAGGACCGGCAAGGGCGGAACTTGACGCTGGATGAGATCCGTACCTATTGCCGCGTCGTGACCGCTCTGAAGAAAACGATCGAGGTTCAGGAGGAGATTGACGGGCTTTATCCGCGAGTGGAGCAGGCGCCGCTGTTGCTGAAAATCTAG